In Elaeis guineensis isolate ETL-2024a chromosome 1, EG11, whole genome shotgun sequence, a genomic segment contains:
- the LOC105060239 gene encoding transmembrane 9 superfamily member 11, whose translation MGFASRSGAKMVFFWRFRLWILLSLLVLPSGEGFYLPGSYPHKYLVGDTLSVKVNSLTSIDTEIPYGYYSLPFCKPQEGIKDSAENLGELLMGDRIENSPYRFKMFTNESDVLLCRANPLSTQDFNLLKKRIDEMYQVNLILDNLPAIRYTKKGEYFLRWTGYPVGIRAGDTYYVFNHLRLKVLVHKYEETNVAKVMGTGDASDAIPSLDKSGSGPGWMVVGFEVVPCSFQHDSESIKNLKMYDKYPAKIQCDPTTVGMAIKENQPVVFTYEVSFVESDIKWPSRWDAYLKMEGAKVHWFSILNSLMVIAFLAGIVLVIFLRTVRRDLTRYEELDKEAQAQMNEELSGWKLVVGDVFRAPSHPQLLCVMVGDGVQILGMAVVTILFAALGFMSPASRGTLITGMLFFYMVLGIVAGYVAVRIWKTIRCGDHSGWVSVSWRVACFFPGIAFLILTMLNFLLWGSHSTGAIPLSLFIVLLLLWFCISVPLTLVGGFLGAKAPHIEYPVRTNQIPREIPPQKYPSWLLVLGAGTLPFGTLFIELFFIMSSIWMGRVYYVFGFLFIVLILLVVVCAEVSLVLTYMHLCVEDWKWWWKAFFSSGSVAIYIFLYSVNYLVFDLKSLSGPVSATLYLGYSLFMVIAIMLATGTIGFISSFWFVHYLFSSVKLD comes from the coding sequence ATGGGTTTTGCGTCGAGATCCGGGGCCAAGATGGTCTTTTTCTGGAGATTCAGGCTCTGGATCTTGTTGTCCTTACTGGTTCTCCCGTCCGGAGAAGGGTTTTACCTCCCTGGGAGCTACCCGCACAAGTACTTGGTGGGAGACACCCTGTCGGTGAAGGTGAACTCTCTCACCTCCATCGACACCGAGATCCCCTACGGCTACTACAGCCTCCCCTTCTGCAAGCCCCAAGAAGGCATCAAGGACAGCGCCGAGAACCTCGGCGAGCTCCTCATGGGGGACCGCATCGAGAACTCCCCCTACCGCTTCAAGATGTTCACCAACGAGTCCGACGTCCTCCTCTGCCGAGCCAATCCTTTGTCCACCCAAGATTTCAATCTCCTCAAGAAGAGGATTGATGAGATGTATCAGGTCAATCTGATTCTTGATAACCTCCCGGCGATCCGGTACACCAAGAAAGGTGAATACTTCCTCCGGTGGACTGGGTACCCGGTGGGGATCCGGGCCGGCGACACCTACTATGTGTTCAACCACCTAAGGCTCAAAGTCTTGGTGCACAAGTACGAGGAAACCAATGTGGCGAAGGTGATGGGCACCGGGGACGCCTCTGATGCGATCCCAAGCTTGGACAAGTCTGGTTCCGGCCCTGGATGGATGGTGGTAGGGTTTGAAGTCGTCCCTTGTAGTTTCCAGCATGACTCTGAGTCTATCAAGAATCTAAAGATGTACGATAAGTATCCGGCAAAGATTCAGTGCGATCCGACAACGGTGGGCATGGCGATTAAAGAAAACCAGCCTGTTGTTTTCACCTATGAGGTCTCGTTCGTGGAGAGTGATATCAAGTGGCCGTCTCGATGGGATGCTTACTTGAAGATGGAGGGAGCCAAGGTTCACTGGTTCTCGATCCTCAATTCGCTCATGGTCATTGCCTTCCTAGCTGGAATTGTTCTCGTTATCTTCTTGAGGACCGTCCGGAGGGATTTGACCCGATATGAGGAGCTTGACAAGGAGGCTCAGGCGCAGATGAACGAGGAACTCTCAGGATGGAAGCTTGTGGTAGGGGATGTTTTCAGGGCACCGAGCCATCCGCAATTGCTCTGTGTGATGGTGGGAGATGGAGTTCAGATTCTTGGCATGGCGGTGGTGACCATCTTGTTCGCCGCGCTAGGGTTCATGTCCCCTGCTTCTCGAGGTACTCTCATCACTGGTATGCTGTTCTTCTACATGGTTCTTGGAATTGTTGCTGGGTATGTTGCTGTTAGGATTTGGAAGACTATCAGATGTGGGGATCATTCTGGATGGGTTTCAGTTTCGTGGCGTGTTGCTTGCTTCTTTCCTGGTATTGCCTTCTTGATCCTGACCATGCTAAACTTCCTCTTGTGGGGTAGTCATAGCACGGgggccatccctctctctctgttCATCGTGCTGCTCTTGCTTTGGTTCTGCATCTCGGTCCCTCTTACCCTCGTGGGTGGATTCCTCGGTGCCAAAGCTCCCCACATTGAGTACCCTGTGAGAACTAATCAGATCCCACGCGAGATTCCTCCACAGAAATACCCGTCATGGTTGTTGGTTCTGGGAGCTGGGACCCTGCCGTTTGGCACCCTTTTCATTGAACTCTTCTTCATAATGTCTAGCATTTGGATGGGTCGTGTCTACTATGTCTTCGGCTTTCTCTTTATTGTGTTGATTCTTCTTGTGGTTGTGTGTGCCGAGGTTTCACTGGTTCTCACTTACATGCATCTCTGTGTGGAGGATTGGAAGTGGTGGTGGAAAGCCTTCTTCTCATCGGGATCAGTGgctatatatattttcttatacTCGGTAAACTATCTTGTGTTTGATCTTAAGAGTTTGAGTGGGCCCGTATCTGCCACTCTCTACCTTGGTTACTCGCTCTTCATGGTTATTGCTATCATGCTTGCAACCGGCACCATTGGATTCATTTCTTCATTCTGGTTCGTGCATTATCTATTCTCCTCGGTGAAACTAGATTGA